GGTTTGGAGTTCTCGCTGGCGCGGCTGTCGCAGGTGCGCGCCTTCGCTCTGAGCGGGGGCGCGCTTCAGGTCGGCCTCACGATCGTCCTGACGGCCTCGGTCTTCTTGGGTCTTCAGCAATCGATCAAGGCCGGCATCTTTTGGGGATGTCTGTTGGCGCTGAGCAGCACCGCGATCGTCCTGAAAATTTTGATGGACCGAAACGAACTGGACGCGCCGCACGGCCGGCTTTCGGTCGGGATCCTGATCTTTCAGGATCTCATCGTGGTCCCGATGATGTTGGTGACGCCTTTTTTGGGAAACGGCAACGGAAGGTCGGAATCAACAGGCGCGATCCTCCTCACCCTGGTGGAGATGGTGCTTCTGCTTGGAGTTCTCCTCCTGGCCGCGCGATGGGTCGCGCCGAAGCTTCTGATGTGGGTTGTCCGGACCCGGAACCGGGAAATATTTGTGATCGCCGTGATCCTTATTTGTCTTGGGATCGCGTGGCTCACATCCCGAATCGGCCTTTCGTTGGCCATCGGGGCGTTCATCGCCGGGCTGGTGATTTCGGAGTCGGAATACGGCCATCAGGCGCTGGCCGAAGTGACCCCGTTTCGGGACAGCTTCAACGGTCTTTTTTTCGTCTCGATCGGGATGCTGCTTGACCTTCGCATTCTGGTGAACGATCCCGTCCTGATTCTTGGTGCGGCCGCGGCCGTAATGATTCTCAAAGGACTGGTCGCGGGCGGGGTAACCCTGGTCATGGGGTATCCCATCCGCGTCGCGGCCCTGGTGGGCCTCGCGCTGTTCCAGGTCGGGGAATTCTCCTTCGTCCTGGCCCAATTCGGACAGGATCAGGGCGTGCTGGGCGAGAAACCGTATCAACTTTTTCTGGCGATTTCGATCCTGAGCATGGTCGCCACCCCCTTTGCCATCCGGCTGGGGCCGCCGCTGTCCGATCGGGCCGAATCCTTCCGTCCTCTCCGGAGATTGTTCGGAACCCGGCAAATGAACAATTTGCAGCCCAAGGATCTGGCGATGAAGGAACATGTCATTATCGCCGGATATGGTTTTAACGGCCAAAATCTTGCGAAGGCCCTGACGGAAGCGGGGATTCATTATGTCGCGGTCGATATCCACGGGGATCTGGTCCGATTGGGCCGCGCCCAAAATATTCCGATTTATTTCGGGGATGTCACGCGGCCCGAAGTGCTCCGTCATCTGAGAATCGACACGGCCAAGACGCTGGTGCTGGCCCTCTCGGATCCGTTTGCGCTGCGCCGGGCCTTGCACGTTGCCCGACAGGCGAATCCGTCGTTGCTGATCATCGCACGTTCGCGCTACGTCCGGGACCTGGACGAACTGTACCGGTTGGGCGCCAACGACGTGGTGCCGGAGGAACTGGAAAGTTCGGTCGAGATCGCCGGGCTCGTCCTCAACCGACACGGGGTTCCTCGCGGACAGATTACGCTGAAACAGGACGAAATCCGGCGGGAAGGTTACTCCAGCCTGACACGCGCCGCGATCCAGCCGATGATCACGAAAGAGATCCTCCCGCCCGAAGTCGAAGTGTTCCGGCATCGTCTGCTGCCGGATTCGCCGGCGGTCGGTCAGAGTCTGGCCCAGCTGGGGCTGCCGGTTCGCACCGGCGCGATCATCGTCGCCGTGATTCGAGAAGGAGAGACCCGATCCAATCCGGGCGGATCGTTCATTCTGGAAGCGGAGGACGTCCTAGTGCTGGCCGGCGTTCAGGAGGTGATAAAGCAGGCGATCATCTATCTGGATGAAGGCGATCGCGGTCGCACGATGCCGCCGGAACCCGACGGAGGAAACCCCGCCCCATCGGCATGAGAACCATCGGGATTCCTGAAATGGCCCTTCCGAACCAACGTGAAAGCACACCCCCCGCTGCGGGATTACTGCCTGATACCAAGATACAGGTAAAGTCCGACCGCGAGAAAGAGAACATTGGCCGTCCCGCCGGCCAGAAACGGCGGGATCAATCCGGCGTGGCCCAGCGCGAGCGCAATGGAAAGAACGATCCAGTAGCAACTGCCGATCAACAGACTGATGCCGACTCCCCGCGCGATTCCCCGTGATCTTGTTTCCACCAAACCGAACGGGATCGCCATCAAGCTCATCACGAAATTGACAAAAGGGAGGGAAACCTTGTTATAAAGATCCACCCGGTAACGTCGGACGTCGTAGCCGTCCTTGTCCAGGAGCTTGATGTATCGGTTGAGCTCCTTGAACTTCATTTTATCGGTGTCGATGTCCAGACCTTTAAATTCTTTCGGCTTCCGCTCCAGCGCGACCGTCTGTTTTTCAAAAGAGCTTTCAGTCATATTCCCATCCGTTAAAAAGTCGAGGGCCCGACCTTGATACATGGTCCACGTTCCGTTTTCGTATTGGATGCGTTTGGCCTCGATCCGTTCTTCCAGGGTAAAGTCGTCTCGAACCTTGTAAATCGTCACATCGTGCAATACGCGGTTGATCGGATCGGCCAGACGAATATTGAGAAAGGTGTGACGTCCGTCGCGCAACCAGAGCTGGCTTTGACCGTAATAGGCTTGCTCGGCGAACTTTTTTATTTTTACAAAACGTACGAAGTCCGTCTTTTGCCTTGTCAGGGGAACGAAGGAAAGGTTGCACAAACCAAGAAAAAGGCTGAGTGCGAATGCGAGGATCAGTATCGGCGCGGTCGCATAGAGCAGGCTAACCCCGTTGCTTTTCATCGCGACGATTTCGTTGTGCCTGGAAAGGAGACCCAGATGAATCAGTGTGGCTACCAGCATGGCGATCGGTGCGACATCAAAAACGGTCTTCGGGATTTTAAGTCCGAAGTATAAAAGAATGAGCGGGAATGAAGCGTTCTCCTGAATCAACCGTCCGATCTTGCTGAAAAAGTCGATGGTGGTGTAGACCAGGACGAGCATCGCCAGGCAGAGGAGCAGGATCTTGATATATTCGCGGAAGATATATTTCAGTAAAATAGGCATGGTGAATGCCTCCCTCATCGCCCGCCGGGCCGAAGCGATTGGATGAACAGCCCCCGGCTGGGTCCCGCAATAAAGAAGATCGCGAGGAGGGTCATAAGTATATTCGGCGCCCATGCCGCGATCAACGGGGGCAACAAGAGGGACGTAACCAGGAAATCCGAGACCATCATGAACAGATAATAAAGCAGGGCCATGGCGATGCCGAGCGCAAAACCGCCGAGACGGCCGCCTTGTTTAATCACCAATCCAAGAGGAATCCCGATCATCCCGAAAATCAGACAGGAGAAGGGAAAGGAATAGGTTTTATAATATTCCTCCAGCGTTCTCAGCTCGCTGCGATCCAGAGTTTGAGCGGCGGTCATTTTCGCCTTGATCTGCTGGATTCTCGTTGAGGTATCGGTGTCTTCGGATGAGCGCTTGGCGATGGCCGCCAGATCCAGTTTAAATTCGTATTTTTTGAACGTGATCCATTGATGGCGGGACGGATCGCCGCTTTCACGGTGTTGGCTGCCGTTGAGCAATCGAAGGCCGACCATGTCCGACGTCGGGTCGCTCAGAATCGTCCCTTCCTGCGCCAAAATCAGAACCGGCTGGGCCGAATCCCTCAGATCGTAGATCATGATGCCTTTCAGCCGTGTGGGCTCCGGCATGTCATCGACATAGATCATCATGTTGTCCAAGGGCTCGTTGAAAATGCCGGGCTCGAGCCCCAACGAAAACTCCTGTTTCAACAGATCCATGGCGGCCGACTTCATCGAGTGGCCAACCCACGGCTGGGCCCATGCGGACAGACTGAACGTCAAGGCGAAGGTCAGGACCGTGAAAACTTGCACCGGAAAGGCTAATCGGGACAGGCTGACACCGCTGGCCATCAAGGCGGTAATTTCATGGTCCGCCATTAAACGCGAGAAACTGATGATCGTTGCGATCAAAACGCCCATGGGAATGGCGATGACCAGAAAGGTGGGAAGGAGATAGACAAATATTTTCCCGACGGTCGAAAAGGATACCCCTTTGTTGATGAACAGGTCGGTCAACTGCACCATTTGTTCGATCAGCAGGATCATCATCAAGGCCGATAGGGTGAGCACGAAGGGGGTCAGAAGTTCGAAAAAGACGTAGCGATCCAGAAGTTTCCACATGGTTCATTTATATCGAAATTGTCGGGATTTGTAAAGACGATCCGAATCACCGCCGGAAAAAAATCTTGACAATGAAAAATGACTGTGTTAATTATGACCGGGTTGCAGTATTTATTTAGAAAATATTGTCGTCCTTTGTGGAAAAAAAATGGCGTGAGGCTTCAACAAGACCGCGGGAAATCCATGCCGCGGTTTTTTTATTCGTATAGTTACTTCATAACGTCCGCGTAAAGAAAGGGGGGCTTGTGAAAAGCAAAGGCACGGTGAAATGGTTTAACGACCGCAAAGGATTTGGGTTTATAAAATTAGACGATGGAAAGGATGTGTTTGTGCATTATTCCGCGTTACAAGGCGAAGGATTCAAGACCTTGAAGGAAGGGGAAGCGGTTGAATTTGATGTCGTTGATGGCACGAAAGGACCTCAGGCTGCGAATGTGACTCGTCTAACTCCTTGACAGATCTGGATTTCTAAAAAGAAATATCTTGAAGAAACCGTTTCTTCTTACAGGTTTACCTCTACAGCAGAATGGATTGCCGGCCCTCTTGAATTTGCCTATTCCCCCTGAATCGACAGACTCTTCCGTTGTTTGACTTCCATACTAACTTCTGGTATTCTTTAAAAAAAGTGTCACCCGAGGTTGATTTTGGCTGATAAAGCGACGATAGTGCAAAATGCCCAGCGCTACATGGCGAAAGGGCAGATAGATAAGGCCATAGATGAATGGCAGAAACTCATCTCTGAATCTCCCAATGATGGCAATATTTACAATACCATCGGGGATCTATTACTCAAGAAAAACGACCTTTCCAAAGCGGTTGATGCCTACCTGAAGGGAGCAGAAGTTTTCCGTTCCGCCGGTTTTGCTCTCAAGACCATCGCGATCTACAAGAAATTGATCAAATTGGTTCCCCAGCGATTGGACATCATGGTCAAATTGGGCGATCTCAACGCCGAACGAGGATTGGTCGGTAATGCGGTTGAAGACTATCTTTCGGCCGCAAAACAATTTATCCAGGATGGAGATGTCCGTGGGGGTCTTGAGGTTTACCGAAAAATTGCTAATTTAGACCCGACCAATACAACCATTCGTTTGAAATTGTCGGATCTTTGTTTAAAAGAGGGGTTGCAACAAGAGGCTGTTGCCGAGTACTTAAAGGTCGCCGAATCGTATCTAAATAATAACCAGGTCAAGGAAGCCCACGATCTTTTTGAACGCGTCTTAAAACTGGATCCCAAAAATGAAGCCGCCCGCAAGCAGATAGGCAAGGACGCCTTGCCCGAAGAAGCCCCTTCAAAATCGGGTTTAATTTCCAAAGAGCATCTGCTTTCAAAGATTGACGCTTTAATCAACGAAAACAGGCTGGACGATGCACGGAAATTCTTGGATCAATTCATTGAGCAGAATCCGGACGATCCCCTGGGTCCCCATAAACTCGGAACGGTCGTATTGAAGACGGGGAACATGGATGAGGCCTTCAACTTGTTTAAGACGGCCGTTCAAGGGTATATGAACCGAACCGAATACGGGCAGGCCGGCAAGTTGATGAAGGATTATCTTGAAACGGATCCGGATCGGGTCGAAGCCCATCTTTTGCTTGCCGAGGCCTATGATCGCGGCGGAAATCCCCATCTGGCCGTTTCGGCATATGCTCACGTCATCGATGAAGACTTGGCTTCCGGAGAAACGACGCGGGCCAGGGAGTTATTCGGAAAGATCAAAGGGCTTGAACCGGAGCACCGCGATGTCCGGCGCTTGCGGCATGCGTTTGAAGCTACGGAAGCGTCTCAGCCCCATATCGTTCTCCCCGAAATGAATCCTCCGATCAATCCGACCGTCCCTCCGATAGCGCGGGAATCGGAGGAGGCCGTTGAGATGCGGACCGACTCGGAAGTCGATGCGCCTTCCGCCGAGCCGACTCCGATCGTTGATCCGGCCGCGCTACAGAGCCTTTTCACCGAGGCCGAGGTCTATCTAAAATACGGCTTATCGCAGAAGGCCATCGAACAACTGGACCAAATTCTTGCGATGGACCCTGAAAATGAAATGGCCCACCAGCAACTCAAGGAAATATACAAGAACGAAGGACAGACCGAAAAGGCCGTGGAAGAATGCTTTCTCTTAATGGAAATCTACAAAAAAGCGGGCGATATGGAACGTCGCATGGCCGTTCTGGACGAGGCGAAAAGCATTGACCCGGAGAATCCAAGAATCCGCGAGGCGACGAACCTGGCCCCGATCTTGGACAGCGGCAGGATGAAGGCGATCTTGGCCGAAGAGCTCGTCGATCATGACTCGGCTCCAGCTGCATCCGAAATCGAGTCGGTTAAACCGGAATCCGAATTGCATGAAGACGTTCAGGTCGGACTCTCCTCTCCCTCGCTTCATGAGCGGGAAAGGGTGGCCGAACAAATGGCCGAGGCCGATTTCTATCATCAACAAGGCCTTCGGGACGAGGCGAAAAAAATGTACGAGCTTATTTTAGCTCAGAAACCGGATCATTCGCCCGTGAAGGAGAAACTCGATGCCATCGCAACGGAAGAGGTTCAGGAAAATGCACTGAAATCCCAACAAACCAAGGTCCTCCAGGAAGCCGAGGCCGTCGCCGAGCCCCCTCCGACCAAACCTGAAAAGGAAATCCATCGTGCGGCACAAACGCCCATGGAGTCAAAACCGGTCAAAGTAAAATCGGCCGATGAGCGTCTGTTGGATGAAGAATTGGATAAGTCCTTCGCTCCTTTCATGAGCCATGAAACGGAGGAGTCCGCCAAGGCTTCCAAATACGCGGTAAATGAAACAGATGATACCATTGACCTGGAATCACTTTTGAAGGAGACCGAGGAAAGGCAGAAAGATTCCGATCAAGTGGCCAAACCTTCACGAGAAGACAAAGACCACAATAAAGATTTTGTTAATGTATCCGATACATTAGACGATATCGTAAAAGATGATTTTGAAATAGGTTCGTCCGGTGATGTTCAGGAAGAAGAGTCGGTCAGCCAGCAACTTGACAGCATCTTTTCG
This genomic window from Nitrospiria bacterium contains:
- a CDS encoding tetratricopeptide repeat protein, encoding MADKATIVQNAQRYMAKGQIDKAIDEWQKLISESPNDGNIYNTIGDLLLKKNDLSKAVDAYLKGAEVFRSAGFALKTIAIYKKLIKLVPQRLDIMVKLGDLNAERGLVGNAVEDYLSAAKQFIQDGDVRGGLEVYRKIANLDPTNTTIRLKLSDLCLKEGLQQEAVAEYLKVAESYLNNNQVKEAHDLFERVLKLDPKNEAARKQIGKDALPEEAPSKSGLISKEHLLSKIDALINENRLDDARKFLDQFIEQNPDDPLGPHKLGTVVLKTGNMDEAFNLFKTAVQGYMNRTEYGQAGKLMKDYLETDPDRVEAHLLLAEAYDRGGNPHLAVSAYAHVIDEDLASGETTRARELFGKIKGLEPEHRDVRRLRHAFEATEASQPHIVLPEMNPPINPTVPPIARESEEAVEMRTDSEVDAPSAEPTPIVDPAALQSLFTEAEVYLKYGLSQKAIEQLDQILAMDPENEMAHQQLKEIYKNEGQTEKAVEECFLLMEIYKKAGDMERRMAVLDEAKSIDPENPRIREATNLAPILDSGRMKAILAEELVDHDSAPAASEIESVKPESELHEDVQVGLSSPSLHERERVAEQMAEADFYHQQGLRDEAKKMYELILAQKPDHSPVKEKLDAIATEEVQENALKSQQTKVLQEAEAVAEPPPTKPEKEIHRAAQTPMESKPVKVKSADERLLDEELDKSFAPFMSHETEESAKASKYAVNETDDTIDLESLLKETEERQKDSDQVAKPSREDKDHNKDFVNVSDTLDDIVKDDFEIGSSGDVQEEESVSQQLDSIFSEFQKEVVQVDDIDYETHYNLGIAYKEMGLLNEAIIEFKQAMNGPERFIDSCNMLAACHQENGNHSEAIKLLERALSDPQCGEAQGQWLRYDLAALYEKESRPEEALALFGEIAKVDPNFKDAAQRIKHLEGMLGKPKRKASATPVKRDEEDEDVDAMMERIFGDSSPATKAQSGQGAGRDGLKDDSKKKDRISYL
- a CDS encoding LptF/LptG family permease, with protein sequence MWKLLDRYVFFELLTPFVLTLSALMMILLIEQMVQLTDLFINKGVSFSTVGKIFVYLLPTFLVIAIPMGVLIATIISFSRLMADHEITALMASGVSLSRLAFPVQVFTVLTFALTFSLSAWAQPWVGHSMKSAAMDLLKQEFSLGLEPGIFNEPLDNMMIYVDDMPEPTRLKGIMIYDLRDSAQPVLILAQEGTILSDPTSDMVGLRLLNGSQHRESGDPSRHQWITFKKYEFKLDLAAIAKRSSEDTDTSTRIQQIKAKMTAAQTLDRSELRTLEEYYKTYSFPFSCLIFGMIGIPLGLVIKQGGRLGGFALGIAMALLYYLFMMVSDFLVTSLLLPPLIAAWAPNILMTLLAIFFIAGPSRGLFIQSLRPGGR
- a CDS encoding monovalent cation:proton antiporter-2 (CPA2) family protein; translated protein: MPPIEFLQDLVVIFGFSIVVVLIFQRIQLPSIIGFLIAGVVVGPYGLNLIDDVGQVRVLAEIGVVMLLFTIGLEFSLARLSQVRAFALSGGALQVGLTIVLTASVFLGLQQSIKAGIFWGCLLALSSTAIVLKILMDRNELDAPHGRLSVGILIFQDLIVVPMMLVTPFLGNGNGRSESTGAILLTLVEMVLLLGVLLLAARWVAPKLLMWVVRTRNREIFVIAVILICLGIAWLTSRIGLSLAIGAFIAGLVISESEYGHQALAEVTPFRDSFNGLFFVSIGMLLDLRILVNDPVLILGAAAAVMILKGLVAGGVTLVMGYPIRVAALVGLALFQVGEFSFVLAQFGQDQGVLGEKPYQLFLAISILSMVATPFAIRLGPPLSDRAESFRPLRRLFGTRQMNNLQPKDLAMKEHVIIAGYGFNGQNLAKALTEAGIHYVAVDIHGDLVRLGRAQNIPIYFGDVTRPEVLRHLRIDTAKTLVLALSDPFALRRALHVARQANPSLLIIARSRYVRDLDELYRLGANDVVPEELESSVEIAGLVLNRHGVPRGQITLKQDEIRREGYSSLTRAAIQPMITKEILPPEVEVFRHRLLPDSPAVGQSLAQLGLPVRTGAIIVAVIREGETRSNPGGSFILEAEDVLVLAGVQEVIKQAIIYLDEGDRGRTMPPEPDGGNPAPSA
- a CDS encoding cold shock domain-containing protein is translated as MKSKGTVKWFNDRKGFGFIKLDDGKDVFVHYSALQGEGFKTLKEGEAVEFDVVDGTKGPQAANVTRLTP
- the lptG gene encoding LPS export ABC transporter permease LptG; its protein translation is MPILLKYIFREYIKILLLCLAMLVLVYTTIDFFSKIGRLIQENASFPLILLYFGLKIPKTVFDVAPIAMLVATLIHLGLLSRHNEIVAMKSNGVSLLYATAPILILAFALSLFLGLCNLSFVPLTRQKTDFVRFVKIKKFAEQAYYGQSQLWLRDGRHTFLNIRLADPINRVLHDVTIYKVRDDFTLEERIEAKRIQYENGTWTMYQGRALDFLTDGNMTESSFEKQTVALERKPKEFKGLDIDTDKMKFKELNRYIKLLDKDGYDVRRYRVDLYNKVSLPFVNFVMSLMAIPFGLVETRSRGIARGVGISLLIGSCYWIVLSIALALGHAGLIPPFLAGGTANVLFLAVGLYLYLGIRQ